Proteins from one Triticum aestivum cultivar Chinese Spring chromosome 7A, IWGSC CS RefSeq v2.1, whole genome shotgun sequence genomic window:
- the LOC123146897 gene encoding desmethyl-deoxy-podophyllotoxin synthase-like produces MPLNPPPGPWQLPVIGSMHHLVGALPHHAMRDLALRHGPLMLLRMGELPVVVASSAATAKEVMKTHDAAFATRPRTNTTASLTADGLGIALAPHGEHWRAVRKLCVTELLSAPRVRTFRGTREAEAAVLVASVAAEAASGAAVNVSSLVATYVADAAVRAVVGDRIADRDAFLACLDETVRVAAGFSLADMFPSSRLARALSGTARRVEAVFGEMSRLMDAVIKEKRARKAAGVGREEEEDILDVLLDGGGGAPMDIPTIRAVIRDLIGAGSETSASTLQWAMAELMRNPAALRRAQAEVRGALAGQSRVGEESMHELPYLRRVIKETLRLHAVGPLLLPRECREPSRVLGYDVPQGAMVLVNAWAIGRDEASWGPDAEEFRPERFEEGAAAAVDFRGADFELVPFGAGRRICPGITFGLAIIELALASLLFHFDWELPGGTDELDMAEAFGITAKRKSDLWLHATVIVPPK; encoded by the coding sequence ATGCCTCTGAACCCGCCTCCTGGTCCATGGCAGCTGCCGGTGATCGGCAGCATGCACCACCTCGTCGGCGCGCTCCCGCACCATGCCATGCGCGACCTCGCCCTCCGGCACGGCCCGCTCATGCTGCTCCGCATGGGCGAGCTCCCCGTCGTGGTGGCCTCGTCGGCGGCCACGGCCAAGGAGGTGATGAAGACCCACGACGCCGCCTTCGCCACGCGGCCGCGAACGAACACCACCGCCAGCCTCACCGCCGACGGCCTCGGCATCGCCCTCGCGCCGCACGGCGAGCACTGGCGCGCCGTCCGCAAGCTCTGCGTCACGGAGCTGCTCAGCGCGCCACGCGTACGGACGTTCCGGGGGACTCGCGAAGCTGAGGCCGCCGTCCTCGTCGCGTCCGTGGCCGCGGAGGCGGCGTCCGGAGCCGCTGTGAACGTCAGCTCCCTCGTCGCCACGTACGTCGCCGACGCCGCGGTGCGCGCCGTGGTCGGAGACCGGATCGCGGACCGCGACGCCTTCCTGGCGTGCCTGGACGAAACTGTCAGGGTGGCCGCCGGGTTCAGCCTTGCCGACATGTTCCCGTCGTCGCGCCTTGCGCGTGCGCTCAGCGGGACGGCGCGCCGGGTGGAGGCGGTGTTCGGAGAGATGTCCCGGCTCATGGACGCCGTCATCAAGGAGAAACGCGCGAGGAAGGCGGCGGGCGTCGGCCGCGAGGAAGAAGAGGACATCCTTGACGTGCTtctggacggcggcggcggtgcgccTATGGACATCCCGACCATCCGTGCCGTGATAAGGGACCTCATCGGGGCCGGTAGCGAGACCTCCGCGTCGACGCTGCAGTGGGCCATGGCGGAGCTGATGCGGAACCCGGCGGCGCTCAGGAGGGCGCAGGCGGAGGTGCGCGGCGCGCTCGCCGGGCAGAGCCGTGTCGGGGAGGAGTCCATGCATGAGCTGCCGTACTTGCGGAGGGTGATCAAGGAGACGCTCCGGCTGCACGCGGTGGGGCCGCTGCTCCTCCCGCGGGAGTGCCGCGAGCccagccgtgtcctcggttatgacGTGCCGCAGGGCGCAATGGTGCTGGTCAACGCGTGGGCCATCGGCCGGGACGAGGCGAGCTGGGGCCCGGACGCCGAGGAGTTCCGGCCGGAGAGGTTCGAGGAGGGGGCCGCCGCGGCGGTGGACTTCCGGGGTGCGGACTTCGAGCTCGTGCCGTTCGGCGCGGGGCGGAGGATTTGCCCCGGGATTACGTTCGGGCTCGCCATCATAGAGCTCGCGTTGGCGAGCCTCCTCTTCCATTTCGACTGGGAGCTCCCTGGGGGCACGGATGAGCTGGACATGGCGGAGGCGTTCGGGATCACGGCGAAGAGGAAGAGCGACCTGTGGCTGCATGCCACCGTCATCGTGCCACCTAaataa